ATGATGtattttttccaggaaaggaatCAAAGATGTCTTTAGAAAGTACTATAAAATTGAGAAGGAATATCTGTTACATCTTAAGTGCTTGATACTAACATTTTCTTTTATACTTAAGGGACTGCTAGCATATGTGCTTGTAAGAAAGGATTCCATGTCCTCTGGGAAAGCATTGACTTCCATAGCGTGTTGGCTGCTGCTTTCATACATCTACATTATGTAGCTGAAAGTAATCTAGGAAGTCTAAACTctctaaattatttttactttgtgtgttttGTAAAAGAAGACTAAAAAGATGAGTGAGTTAGGAGTGCTTCTGAATTTCATTTTGACTTGAACTaactaaatatattttgattaaaTCAGCAATAGAAGTTGCATTTGCTATTTTTCAAATATGGCTATTCTGAACTATTCATTTTAATGAAACAGCTATGATGCAGAAGCAAAATTCAAATATGTGGACTATGGACTGCTTGCATAATCAGAAAGTAATCatgaaaacaaaagtaaaatgtAGAGACTAATTCAAAATAGAACAGGATTTATTTTATACACAAGCACTTGATCAGAGAGTAATTTAAAGATTCCAAATCAGAATCATATCTTCAAGTTTGATATCCCAAAGCCATATGAATGGCTTGATTAAACCATCACTGCTAAGTTCTGATATGaatataaactatggtttgtttctAGTTAAGGTGAAAGATGAGCCTCAGAATCACATTGGGTTTTGCTGTACAATAGTTTGTGTTCTGAGTTGAAGTGTGGCAGTAAATTCAATCTGGTAGCCCAAAAATGAAAGTAGACTTTGACTGTTACCACATGTGCATAATGGAGGATATTTGAAAATTTGATggagctttcatgcctaaggcaggactagaactcacaatctcctggtttctagcccagcaccttaaccagtagaccaaattGCCTAAATAGATTTTTAGCaatttttatcagttttttttcttgaattcaaCTTACACTGTTTTGGGTGAGATGAATGTGAAGGCAAAAACACAAGATAAAGGACTGTGGATTTGAACAACATTTACAaattcattacatttttaaaacttgagtttctttgtttttaatttcttatccTTAAAGAAATACCTCAGTGCAGTTATAGTCTTTCTGATTCTACCCCTATCACTATAGTTTTAGCTTTGAAATGGCCCAGTTGGATAGAGCATGTCTAAGATTTTACCTAAAAGGTATTTCATATTTACTTTCTCCAGATTAGAATAAGGTTCCGTATTTATTATCTGGCATACAATTTTGCATtgattaaaacaatgaaattttACGTTTTTATATAAAGAATTTCTGTTCTCCAGTACTTTTATCATTAGTAGTAGTCACAGCAAATGGTTTTGTTATGTGAGAAATATTATGGAAAAACCACTTTTTTCCTGTAAGAGGAAAATTTCTTTCCTTGACAGGTGAGGAAGATTAAATTatgctttaaaatgcaaaatatagaatAATTTTGAACAACCTTCATTGCTACTTTTTGGAGCAGAGTGTAGCTTTTCGAGCATTCTAGCTTCAGATGAGACTGCTCAGGTTTTAAGGTCCTAAAATATACGAAGCTTATTTTGTGAACTTGGTTAACAAAATAAAGATCCCAAtgacttttgtttttattagatGCATTTTGGTTTATATAGGGATTAGGAGTGATATAATTTGATCATCCTTGTAGGTGAACTGCTCAACTATAACTAGATTGTCTTCGTTGGTTTTGATGGGGCTGCCTAGTAATTTTCTATAACATAGTACCTTTCTGAATTTCTGACAGGAATAAGCTTGAGATATATTGCCTTATGGTGATTCTAGTTCTACTTGAAGACTCAATTTCAGCAGATGTGGGcaacttttttcagcaccttaATTACCAGTGTATGGTTTTACTTAGTTCTACATGCTAGTTATCATCATTCTACCTGGAACTGTTTGGATAGGTCATGTAGGGATTTTGTTGCAGATATATAGCATGTAATAGTAAtaatcatggtatctttctggactacCTGGTGGAGGTATACTGGATTTAAAAATGCTTCTATGAGAAGAGAAGCCATGTCTCGTGCATAAGAGAATGCAGATTTTTTAATATCTGGCCACAGCTTTATATATTCTTGGAAAGCTATTCTAGAGGATCAAAAACTTCTACAACGGTTCTTCTAAAACTTTGCAATACCTCAGTAGACCAAACTATTTAAATTAGGAACACCTACTTTaaacaaaatatgaaatgaaatgtgtCTTAGTAATgcacttcatttttccttttaatacattattttaatcttttgtgGATATATGAGCTTACATATGATGGCATATTTCATCAGTATCTGCAGTGAGATTTGTTAAAGTTGGTATCATATTAGCGTATTTCAAAATTTGGTGTTCTTTGTAGTGAGTGCTGCATAACTATTTCACAATATATTTTGGAGGAAAACCAGGATCTTTAACGctttaccttttaaaaagtattctcggaaatttcatttcaaactttttagtgcaggatccactagggCTGGTCCTTTTCCTCTTTGATCTGACAGCCCTTCTGATATTTTAAGACTGTTACTGAATCTAAATATCCCCAGACTCTTCAACTGTTTATCATAGGGCTCTGTTTCCAACCCCTCACTATCTTGAACTCCTCCAAAGCTGCTTCAATTTGTCACTATGTTTTTTGAACTGGTATTAGTCAGAGAAAGGCCCCAAATGCAGTCTGGCCAGGGCAGAGGAGAGTCTGATGACAATTTTCttagtaataaatgttggaaatgccatgagacaaaaggaacatttcattgtatgtggtggacatgtaaaaaaagtcaaaagtactggaaagaaatacatagaACTATTCAGAAAATTTTAGAAATCAGATTTGAAATGAAACCTTTCTTAGTGGACATAATTTCAAAATGTATTAACAAAAAATATCACAGTTTAGATGTTTACGGCGGCAAGGATAAATttagcacaacattggaaaagagatatgTTACTGAAGAAATCAAACTGGAAACTTAGAGAATATGGCAAGATTAACAGCATAATTGAAGTTAaaccaaatttaagcaggaatggcTTCCATTATATATTATGCAGCAAGGGAAATACAATTATctatagtatttttttaaggagaaaaagaacTGACTAAAAATTTGACATTACAGACATGCACTAAAAAATTAAATGTCtataaatattaaacatttagAGTACATCAAAGGGAAAGTTAGAAATTTTTATCATGTATttagtagtttttttctttccttgtattCTTAAACAacaaatagtggagattttggcacttaGCTCAGTGGTTTAAATTCTTATTTTGTTAAAATTATAATCTACttaaatgtgatttaattttatattatggtTTCTAATCAAAGATATACTGAGCACTAACTACAATCTTGATTATTCCTTTGTCCATTTATAGATATTATATTTCTGTACcaattaatttttccttttctctttttgcttgcttgtttgctgttttaaaaaaaaactggcagataaataaataaataaatttcctgtgGCCTGCATTCTGTGCTCCTGCTAACACATCCCAAAATAGCATTTtagcctttttagcagctgtgtCATAGTGCTGGTTTGAAACCTTTTTccatgtactactgccaagccagatCTCCCCCATCCTAAACTTGTGCCTTTTACTTTTCCTTCCCAGATGCAGAAATTTACAGTTCTTTCTCTTAATTTCATAATATAAATTTCAGAACATGGCTCAAGCCTGTCTAAATATTTTTGAATCTTAAAGTATTAGTGGCCACCCCTTCTACCTATATGTCACTTGCAGGCTTTATAAGCATCCCTTTGATTCTCTCATCCAAGTCATGGAGAACACAGGCTTAGTACAGGACCCTGATGCACTCCATTCAGTCTATCACTACATGCTGAAGTGGAACCATTAACAAATCGTCATTGAATGTGTGTCATCAAGTCAACTGTGAGTCCATCAAACAGAAATACCAGCTAGTCCAGAATTTTTCAAAGTGTTCTGCAGAATCCTTGATGGGGTTTCATGAGAGATTAAGCCCTACCCCCAAATAGGCATTCGAACACAGCCACCTTTCTATCATCAGAGCTTTGTCTGTTGATCAGGGGTTCCAGGGTgttttttaaactaacaggttCCATGGTTTGAAAAAGTTTGAGAACTATTGATCTGCCCCACATTTTGCCATTTTGTTAAGAAGAATATAATGAAACATTCTGTTTAAGTCTTTGCTGAGGTCCAGGTATACTATGCATTCAGCATTCCCCAATCTACTAAGCTAGGAACTCTTATCAGTGAAGGAGATACGGTTAGTCTGACATTTGTTTGTAACAAATGAGTACTAGGTCctgttaattgtagcatgccTAGCCAAGTGCTCACAAACATGCTGTTAGGAACTTGCCCACTATAGATACCAAGCTGACAGGCCTGCATTTTCCTAAGTTGTTGTCCTTCCCCTTTTGAATATGGGAATAAATAACATTTACTCTCCTCCAGTGTTCTGGGAATGCTTGCTTGTTTTCCACTTCTCAAAGATTACAAGAACAGTTCTGTGATCACCTCTCCTAGTTCCTTCAGTTCCTTCAATGTAGTTTAAGTTGGGATTTTGATTATATAGCTGAAAGATGTTTTGTAGGACTGATTAATCCTATCATATTTCTTATTCCTTCCAAAATGGTTCTGATAATCTATGTAAGAAAGTTTTTAATATCTATTATGCCTGTGTATAAATGGACAATGTTTTAAGTAACTGGAAAAAATTGCATTGCtagttatttctatttttaaaaagatgtgttAAAGCAGAAAGCGTGAAGATTTGGTCAAGGCCATAAAATCAACTGATCATAACACAAATGTTTTTTCTACTACAAAAGTTGATAGgagaatataatttatttatagattatttttcatgtgattttcttttcctctgatAGGCGGGTCTCATTGAAGCTAATGGAGAGTTAAAGGTTTTTATAGATCAAAATCTTAGTCCGGGAAAAGGTAATAATTTTTTTTGTCATTTGTGTTTAAGGAATTACACTATATAGGTCTGAGGATGTCCTCGTTTTCTGATAAATTCATGGGCTGCTAGAGGAGGGAAGCTCCCTTGTTTTACATCCAGCAGAAAAATACACAAAGCTGTTGTAGAAAGAATGGAACTTTCCATTCTTTCTCCACTACTCTAATGAAGCATTCTTTTGAGGGGGTGGAGTTTAGAATAGGGGATAAAATGCATTGAGTTCCTCTAGAATTGGTAacttaaaagtaatttttttagaaGTGTAAGATTTTAATATCAGTTCAAATGATTAGGCAAGGATTTTGATGAACAAAGGAAGTGTGATGTTATACAGTTTGATATTTAGacttgaaaaaaacatttttattgttttctatcaAATTCAGCATTTCCCTTAAAAGCTATACATATCCGCTGAACTGAATATGGGCATGCCAGTTTACATTTGAGCTGATGATTATCTGTTAAAATTTACTTTGACAATGGCATACGTCTATTATTAACTGAATCTTGAGTAAGTGATTGTGGGAGAAATATTTAAGAATTGATTCTGCTTAAAAGTGTGAATATTAAATAATAGATGAATCTGTCCCACATGTGTTCTTACCACTGTTTAcaaatgttgttttaattaaaatgttgttAATGGGCTCACAAATGTTCAATTAAGTGAAGTTATTGTTAATGATACAAAATTAATAATCTGTTAGTGTGTCACTTCTCAGTGATTAATGAATAGCAGATTACATAGAGGATGTGACATTGTTTGTCATGTTATTTGATGTTGTAGATTTTTATATTCTCTATCTTTTGAATCAAACAGATTATAATTAAGGTTTATTTGAGGTTGAGGTGCACACCATGTGTTGGGCAGTGAACCGATGACACCAGACATGCAAATTGTACTTAAAAGTTACTGTCTTCTCCATTCTCTATCCCTCAAGGCCCACATTGAAACTTTCTATATCTTGATAAAtgaattcattattttttcactttgctgGAATTTAatcagatacatttttttaaagttttcaaccACAGGGTGGCAGTATTTGCACATACGCATTGAACACTCAAAATTTGGACTTGCAGGTTAAATTGGAAAATAAGGCTGCAGTCTTTCTTAAGAGGATTGGAAAATTTAGACACTGAAGTCTTACCAAGACAGAAAATTGGCTAACTTGTAAATATGGAAGTTCTCATCTGAGTTTAATCTGGGTATTAACTTTGGAGCAAAGTTGGGTATTTGTGTTGATCATTTACAGAAGACCAGGGATTCCTGAGCATCATTCTTTAAGTGTTAACTTTTCTGATTCCAGAGAGGGAAGTAGTAGTTTTATCGGCTTGATCTTAACTAATTGAGGTGAACTCCTAATTGCATATTTCTTGAGCAGAAGCAGTTTCTCCTTTCAGAACTGGAGTGGGTGATGATTCCTTTTCCTAAGGTCTTCAGAATTTGCTCTGGAGAGTTCTCCAACTCTTTGGAATAGCTGAAGAACTTAAAAGGGTCTGCGGGGGCAAGATAATTTAGAGGAAGTCTTGTTATGTATGCAACTATCCGTTCACATAACATTGGATTCCATATCTTATCCTAGTTTTTTACACAATAAATGGATCTCTACAGGCCTCAAAAATATGTTCAGCCCTGTTGAACTTGGAAGTATACGTTGGAACCAGATCTGAAACTGgatcaaacattaaaaacagacaTCTTCACTGTATTCAGTGTTAAGGTAGGATGTTATATGCATTGTCAgttgttaattattttttaactttttgtcTGGACATTTAGGTGTTGTTTCATTAGTAGCTGTTCATCCTTCAACACTTGGAAAACAGCTTTTGCCGAAAACATTTGGACCGTCTAATGTCAATATTGCACAACAAGTGGTAAGAGGCCTGTCAGAAAATCTACTAATCAAATTGTGATCATaattttttaacacacacactcAAATCTGCTTATAGAAAAAGTTCTATATTAGGCTTATGGAACAGACACAGATACTTATTCCAAAGTTTCCAGAGGTACTTATTACAAAGCATATGCATAGTCAAAGCAAAGTAAATGCCCTGCCAGTCAGTTCTATTTTGCTTATTTATACCTGTATATATTGTAAGCTAACAATTAAGTTGGTATAACAAAATCACTTCTCCTGTTTATACTAGGATTATAGAGTGCTGCTGTTTTTCTCATTATGTTGTATATACATGGCTAAGTAATATCTgaaattgtgtttatttttatttatatatcagatttattccccacccatctcactcagttTATTTACAGTCAGTGACCAACAAAGTAGCTTCAGCAATAAAAAACATTACATAAATGAAGGCTCAAAtgtaataacagcaataaaaccaCCATATAGACTTGCCAGTTAAAATTTACAGgtttaagaaaacaaaagagaataaaataagacaaaacaaaacagagaaagtaaaattaagataaaaggaTAAAAGTACTTCCTAGCAACATTATTCCAGGCTTCAGACATCTTGAGCATTCTTATGGCAGTAGCTGCCAGTAAAAACTTGACAGCTCTGTTCATAATAGCAGGGTTCTGGTCTAAGAGTAGGAAATAAACCACTTATTCCTCATTGAAAACTTAATCTCTACAAGTTTATCTGTGGAACAGGTATACTTTTTGTATTGCAGAAGAGACCCAATAGCAAGCCTATAAAACCTTGGGGTATATATATGCCTGGggaacttttattattattattcttaacaTTGTAATAAAGAGTTGCAACTTTAATAAATGTATTGGAGAAGAGGGATGTAAGCATACGTTAAGATAGTGATCCTGTAGGTAGACTTCTTTAATGTggccagtattaaaaaaaattgcaattgttTCCTTACTAAGGAAATACGTAATATCAGAATAATGATTAATACAGTTGTTTTCTATTAATTGTAGGTTATTGGTACACCTCAGAGACCATCAGCCCCAAATACTATTTTAGTAGGAAGTCCACACACTCCCAATACTCATTTTGTATCACAGAATCAGACTGCAGATTCTTCACCTTGGTCTGCTGGGTAAGTAACATTCAGTTAAATTATAACTACGATTACAGTTTTATAGCACTATGAAAATATGTGCCTCAAAAATAAGCAGTTTAACTCTGACATCAAACTTTTAATCAATCTGGCATTTGTTGAATAATAATAAGCTATCAAGCAATAGTTACAGGTAGTGCTTGACTtccaaccacaattgagactggaagtTCTGTCGctgagtgatgtggtcattaagtgagttgcgcctgattttacaaccttttttgctgcagctcttaagcaaatcctgcagttgttaagcaaatgcagcttcccccattgactttgcttgttggaagccccctgggaaggtcgcaaatggcaatcatgtgacccagggatgctgcaaccatcatgaatacatgccagttgccaagcacctgaattttgatcacatgactgcagattCTTACTGTTGCATATAATGTATGTATActtcataaatgcaaggactggttgcaagtcacttttttcaggacCGTTGTAGCTGAACAGTCGTTAAACAATTAGTCATAAATCAAAGATTACCTGTATTCTTTCCCCAAGTATATTTAGGTACAGCATGTTGGTATGACACATACTGCTTTAGTACAgagtatagattttttttctataaaagaGGGTGTAAATGTTTCAAGTCATAAAGTAAATTCATATTCTTTGATTCTGTTTTAGCTGTAGATGTGTTTGGTCATGATTGTGTAAATAAACTAGTCATGTACACTGAAACAATAAATGAAGCGAGTGGTTCAGGATAcctgtttaaaaagtaaaataaataaatctcttatGCATGTGAATGGATTAGGGACCTGTGTACCTATAGCTAATTGTATTTTTGTAGGAAACGAAACAAAAAGGGAGAGAAGAATGGCAAGGGTTTACGACACTTCTCTATGAAGGTTTGTGAGAAGGTTCAGAGGAAAGGAACTACCTCTTACAATGAGGTAGCAGATGAGTTAGTTGCAGAGTTCAGTACTGCAGATGCTCATATCTCACCAAATGAATCGGTAAATATATTTGTGttctaaattaatttttttaatgagttaTATACACTTTCTCCATAAAGATCCCTTTTTTTTACTTAATGAGGATACCCCTGTGCAGACCCAATCCTTTTACTGCTCGGTTACAGTTTATAAAATGAGCAAGTACAATTTGAATAACTGATGATAACAATGTTATCTGTTTGCTTAATCTGCTAGTTTACCTTGCTAAACAGTGTAACTGAAAGTATTCTGATACTCTTAATTCGTTATGTCTACAGCAGGCTTATGATCAGAAAAATATAAGGCGACGGGTCTATGATGCCTTAAATGTTCTTATGGCCATGAACATTATTtctaaggagaaaaaagaaatcaaatggatTGGCCTACCTACTAATTCAGCTCAGGAATGCCAGAATTTAGAGGTAAAATTTGTTGAAAATACGCTGTTTGTAATATTCTCTTAATGATTTTCTAATTAAATATGACTGCTCAGATTCTCTCACTTCCAGTCTAAGTTACTgattttcctttaatttcatgTGATTGATTTCTTGTTTGAGATTCatgctgaaaatattattttgtgatgTACACTTCATTGCTTTCATAATTGTATCCTTGCAGTTAAACTAAAGAAGAAACAATTCAGTTTGCTTAAAAACCTAAATATATGGAGGAAACTGTTAATTAATGCAGAACAAGAACTGAAAGTATAGGTTTGAATTTTTTTCCAGGAAACATTTGAAATCCAGGGCAAAATACAGTAGAGGTAGTTTCAATAAGCATTCTAGTTAATACTTTTTCATTCTGTGAATAGTTTAATTATAAAATAGGTATTTTGTCTGATTCAGTTACATATAATGTAATGAATTTTAAATACTGTTTGGATTTTGTGGGTGGTAATTAGTTCTAGATGTGTAAATGTTTCAGAATTTtgggtacaggtagttctcgcttaaagaccatttgttcagcaaccattcaaaattacgacagcactgaatgaatggtagttacagcTGGTTCTCAAACTTATGGCCGTTgtagcacccccacagtcacatgatcaaaatttgggcacttggcagcctgccagCATTTATGAAGGCAGCacagtgtgcacttcaactcctaCCACCCGCCTATCTACcgcacatctctgcccttttggcccccctGCACTCCTCCACCTGCCCCCGCCACCCTGGCTGATCTTTGCCATCTTTCTCCTCCCGCTGCTGAGGTGCACCTggccgaggcagctgctggcccttcacgaGGCACTTGCAAGACCACGCAGAGACCTCGCGaagagccagcagctgcctcagccaggTGCACCTCAGCAGCGGGAGGAGAAAGATGGCAAAGATCAGCCAGGGTGGCGGGATAGacggcagagtgcagggtggtcggaagggcagagatggagagaTAGGCAGATGGCGGAAGTTGAAGAGGAAGCAAGAGCAGGCAGAGgcatgaggtccttgcctaacaacggCGTGGTTCTGGCTTAACAACCGCATCCAGGACTaccagaactgctgtcgctaagcagtgtggtcacatgatatttCGCCTAACTACCACTTGGCTtaacaacagaaattctggtcccagttagagttgttaagtgagaactacctgaatttgctttgtttttgaaaataaCTATTTTATGCCAAGAGGATTCCTGGACTCTCAGTCTGTTTGAATGGGTAACAGTAAATATTAGGAAACTGTTTCAGCATAATTGAAATATTGCGTATATATTCCTGCACAGCTAGTTTTAAActccttttgaaaaaaatgtgcttttgaAGTTGCTTGCTAGTTGGCATAGATTCTATTTTTAGAACAATTTTCTTATGCATGCAAAATTGGTTTCATGCTGTTTTAGATCCTTGCTGGtgagtaaaatatttaaaagtgctTCTAGTACACTACTGAGTATACTTCTTAGATTCATTCAACATGTTGTTaaagatttctctcttttttgttaaGGTGGAGAGGCAGAGAAGACTTGAAAGAATAAAGCAAAAACAGTCACAACTACAAGAATTAATTCTTCAGGTATCATCATAGAACAGTAGCATACTTTTTCTCCCTGCTAATCTGATGTTAGGTACAACCCTGAAAATAAGCATTTTGAATTCagattttctcttctactttaattctgttttaatttaattaatgtcAACCTGTCATGATTTCGACATTTCTCAAATACAAAACATGCATGCTTCAaacttaaaaaaaccaaaagaatCTGATAAGCAAGTAGCATACAAATGACTGTAACAAATAATAAAGatgcccttgagttgagctcagctccatGGTAACTTGTAATtgagcaattttcttggcagcattatagaagtggtttgccattgctgtctttcaggattctttttttaaCTCCCCTCCCTATTCAACAGCCTTGAAATTTTCAGGTGGTCCCC
The Candoia aspera isolate rCanAsp1 chromosome 5, rCanAsp1.hap2, whole genome shotgun sequence genome window above contains:
- the TFDP1 gene encoding transcription factor Dp-1 isoform X1 — its product is MAKDAGLIEANGELKVFIDQNLSPGKGVVSLVAVHPSTLGKQLLPKTFGPSNVNIAQQVVIGTPQRPSAPNTILVGSPHTPNTHFVSQNQTADSSPWSAGKRNKKGEKNGKGLRHFSMKVCEKVQRKGTTSYNEVADELVAEFSTADAHISPNESQAYDQKNIRRRVYDALNVLMAMNIISKEKKEIKWIGLPTNSAQECQNLEVERQRRLERIKQKQSQLQELILQQIAFKNLVQRNRHAEQQANRPPASNSVIHLPFIIVNTSKKTVIDCSISNDKFEYLFNFDNAFEIHDDIEVLKRMGMAFGLESGSCSAEDLKNARSLVPKALEPYVTEMAQGSISNVYVSSSSGSASNGTRFSNSDYSNGGDGMLATSSNGSQYSGSRVETPVSYVGDDDDDDDDDFNENDDDD
- the TFDP1 gene encoding transcription factor Dp-1 isoform X3, with protein sequence MAKDAGLIEANGELKVFIDQNLSPGKGVVSLVAVHPSTLGKQLLPKTFGPSNVNIAQQVVIGTPQRPSAPNTILVGSPHTPNTHFVSQNQTADSSPWSAGKRNKKGEKNGKGLRHFSMKVCEKVQRKGTTSYNEVADELVAEFSTADAHISPNESQAYDQKNIRRRVYDALNVLMAMNIISKEKKEIKWIGLPTNSAQECQNLEVERQRRLERIKQKQSQLQELILQQIAFKNLVQRNRHAEQQANRPPASNSVIHLPFIIVNTSKKTVIDCSISNDKFEYLFNFDNAFEIHDDIEVLKRMGMAFGLESGSCSAEDLKNARSLVPKALEPYVTEMAQGSISNVYVSSSSGSASNGTRFSNS
- the TFDP1 gene encoding transcription factor Dp-1 isoform X2, with the protein product MAKDAGLIEANGELKVFIDQNLSPGKGVVSLVAVHPSTLGKQLLPKTFGPSNVNIAQQVVIGTPQRPSAPNTILVGSPHTPNTHFVSQNQTADSSPWSAGKRNKKGEKNGKGLRHFSMKVCEKVQRKGTTSYNEVADELVAEFSTADAHISPNESAYDQKNIRRRVYDALNVLMAMNIISKEKKEIKWIGLPTNSAQECQNLEVERQRRLERIKQKQSQLQELILQQIAFKNLVQRNRHAEQQANRPPASNSVIHLPFIIVNTSKKTVIDCSISNDKFEYLFNFDNAFEIHDDIEVLKRMGMAFGLESGSCSAEDLKNARSLVPKALEPYVTEMAQGSISNVYVSSSSGSASNGTRFSNSDYSNGGDGMLATSSNGSQYSGSRVETPVSYVGDDDDDDDDDFNENDDDD